In the Pseudomonas orientalis genome, one interval contains:
- a CDS encoding NAD(P)H-dependent flavin oxidoreductase encodes MSTWPDMRILDLLGIDLPIIQAPMAGATTTAMVIAASQAGALGSMPAAALGIEQLRDALAFIRQTGTGPLNVNFFCHQAPAANDEQDRRWKALLEPYYRELGADLDAPTPVSNRAPFNEAACEVIETFRPEVVSFHFGLPSKTLMDRVKATGAKVLSSATTVEEAVWLEQHGCDAIIAMGIEAGGHRGMFLSDDLNSQIGLMALLPQVVDAVSVPVIAAGGIADSRGMLAAFALGASAVQIGTAYLFTPEASVSAAHHHALRHAQASDTALTNLFTGRPARGIVNRVMRELGAINRAAPAFPRAGGALMPLKARDEAGFSNLWAGQALRLGHERSTYDLTRQLAEQTLAKLR; translated from the coding sequence ATGAGCACCTGGCCAGACATGCGCATTCTCGACCTGTTGGGCATCGACCTGCCTATCATCCAGGCCCCCATGGCAGGCGCGACCACCACCGCCATGGTGATTGCCGCCAGCCAGGCCGGCGCACTGGGCTCCATGCCCGCTGCGGCGCTGGGCATCGAGCAACTGCGCGACGCGTTGGCATTCATCCGCCAAACCGGTACCGGCCCCCTCAATGTCAACTTTTTCTGCCATCAGGCGCCCGCTGCGAATGACGAGCAGGACCGCCGCTGGAAAGCGTTGCTGGAGCCTTACTATCGTGAACTGGGCGCCGACTTGGATGCGCCGACGCCGGTGTCCAATCGTGCCCCCTTCAATGAAGCGGCGTGTGAAGTGATCGAAACCTTCCGTCCTGAAGTCGTCAGCTTTCACTTTGGCCTGCCATCAAAAACCTTGATGGACCGGGTGAAAGCCACTGGCGCCAAGGTGCTTTCATCGGCCACCACGGTGGAGGAAGCGGTCTGGCTGGAACAACACGGCTGCGACGCGATTATTGCAATGGGCATCGAGGCCGGTGGACACCGCGGTATGTTCCTCAGTGATGACCTCAACAGTCAGATCGGCTTGATGGCGCTGCTGCCGCAGGTCGTCGACGCTGTCAGCGTACCGGTGATCGCAGCCGGCGGGATCGCGGATTCGCGCGGGATGCTCGCGGCGTTTGCCCTGGGCGCCTCGGCGGTGCAGATCGGCACGGCGTACCTGTTCACCCCTGAAGCCAGCGTCAGCGCGGCCCATCACCATGCCTTGCGGCATGCCCAGGCCAGCGACACGGCCCTCACCAACCTGTTCACCGGGCGCCCGGCAAGGGGCATAGTCAACCGTGTGATGCGCGAGTTGGGCGCGATCAACCGCGCCGCACCGGCATTTCCTCGGGCCGGTGGTGCATTGATGCCCCTGAAGGCCAGGGACGAAGCGGGTTTCAGCAACCTGTGGGCAGGCCAGGCTTTGCGTCTGGGTCACGAACGTTCAACTTACGACCTGACCCGCCAACTGGCTGAGCAGACATTGGCCAAACTGCGCTAG
- the ada gene encoding bifunctional DNA-binding transcriptional regulator/O6-methylguanine-DNA methyltransferase Ada, with amino-acid sequence MNNPLDPRWAAIVARDAKADGLFVYGVKTTGVYCRPSRASRLPRPENIEFFDTPAHAEAAGYRPSRRAAGDQTQRTAHHAKLVADACRQIELAETPPSLEALARQAGLSSFHFHRVFKAITGLTPKGYAGALRSRKVRDGLKGQQSVTDTLYDAGFNSNSRFYAAADQVLGMKPREYKAGGANNLIRFAVGQCSLGAILVAQSQRGVCAILLGDDPDTLVRDLQDQFPNAELVGADRDFEHLIAQVVGFIEAPALGLDLPLDLRGTAFQERVWQALRDIPAGSTASYAQIAQRIGAPTSFRAVAQACGANHLAVAIPCHRVVRSDGALSGYRWGVERKRTLLERETSS; translated from the coding sequence ATGAACAATCCACTAGACCCACGCTGGGCCGCCATCGTTGCCCGCGATGCCAAGGCCGACGGGCTGTTTGTCTACGGCGTGAAAACCACCGGTGTGTACTGCCGCCCCAGCAGAGCCTCGCGTTTGCCGCGCCCGGAAAATATCGAATTCTTCGACACGCCGGCACACGCCGAAGCCGCCGGTTATCGTCCCAGCCGACGCGCCGCCGGCGACCAGACCCAACGGACCGCCCACCATGCAAAGCTGGTCGCCGACGCGTGTCGCCAGATAGAACTAGCCGAAACGCCACCCAGCCTGGAGGCCCTCGCCCGTCAGGCCGGCTTGAGTTCCTTTCATTTCCATCGCGTGTTCAAAGCCATCACCGGCCTCACACCCAAGGGGTACGCTGGCGCCCTGCGCTCGCGCAAAGTGCGTGATGGGCTCAAGGGGCAGCAGTCGGTCACCGATACGCTGTACGACGCCGGCTTCAATTCCAACAGCCGCTTTTATGCAGCGGCTGACCAGGTGCTCGGCATGAAGCCCCGGGAGTACAAGGCCGGCGGCGCCAACAATCTGATTCGTTTTGCGGTGGGCCAATGCTCGCTTGGAGCGATTCTGGTGGCGCAGAGTCAGCGCGGCGTGTGCGCAATTCTGCTCGGTGACGATCCGGATACGCTGGTGCGGGACCTGCAGGACCAATTCCCCAACGCCGAACTGGTCGGCGCGGATCGAGATTTCGAACACTTGATCGCCCAGGTCGTGGGCTTTATCGAAGCGCCCGCCCTGGGCCTGGACCTGCCGTTGGATCTGCGCGGCACGGCCTTCCAGGAACGGGTATGGCAAGCACTGCGGGACATTCCGGCGGGCAGCACGGCCAGCTATGCGCAGATTGCCCAGCGTATCGGCGCGCCCACTTCATTTCGCGCCGTGGCCCAGGCCTGCGGCGCCAACCACTTGGCGGTGGCAATCCCCTGCCATCGCGTGGTGCGCAGCGACGGCGCCCTGTCCGGCTACCGCTGGGGTGTAGAGCGCAAGCGCACGTTGCTGGAGCGGGAAACATCAAGCTGA
- the alkB gene encoding DNA oxidative demethylase AlkB, with translation MAGPTADLFADDALQQPARREQIGEESYVLGGYALPWIDRLLPDLRRVLAQSPFRQMVTPGGFTMSAALSSCGALGWTTDTRGYRYSPVDPCSQQPWPAMPDALRELAVSAANAAGFRDFSPDACLINRYVPGAKMSLHQDKNERGYDAPVVSVSLGLPAIFLFGGHQRSDKAQKVSLFHGDVVVWGGVDRLRYHGVMPVKEGVHPVMGPQRINLTFRTAG, from the coding sequence ATGGCCGGCCCTACCGCTGACCTGTTCGCCGACGATGCTTTGCAACAACCTGCAAGGCGCGAACAGATTGGCGAAGAGTCCTACGTCCTGGGAGGTTACGCCCTGCCCTGGATTGATCGTTTATTGCCCGATCTGCGGCGTGTCCTGGCCCAATCTCCGTTTCGGCAGATGGTCACGCCCGGCGGCTTTACCATGTCGGCCGCGCTGAGCAGTTGTGGCGCGCTGGGCTGGACCACCGACACGCGCGGCTACCGCTACAGCCCTGTCGATCCGTGCAGCCAGCAGCCCTGGCCGGCAATGCCCGACGCGTTGCGCGAATTGGCCGTCTCGGCGGCAAACGCGGCTGGTTTCCGCGATTTCTCGCCGGATGCCTGCCTGATCAATCGCTACGTACCCGGCGCAAAAATGTCGCTGCACCAGGACAAGAACGAGCGGGGCTATGACGCGCCAGTGGTATCGGTGTCCCTCGGACTGCCGGCGATTTTCCTGTTCGGCGGCCATCAACGCAGCGACAAAGCACAAAAAGTCTCGCTGTTTCACGGTGATGTGGTGGTCTGGGGCGGTGTGGATCGTCTGCGCTACCACGGCGTGATGCCGGTCAAGGAAGGCGTGCACCCGGTCATGGGGCCGCAACGCATCAACCTGACCTTTCGCACCGCCGGCTGA
- a CDS encoding DUF1883 domain-containing protein — protein sequence MKFIHQREHLNEGDIVVIECSQTCNIRLMSDANFRSFKNGGRHTYHGGAFDKFPAKITAPSTGFWNITLDVVTRRAISVTRKPALSHKIRIVRRTSTKLS from the coding sequence ATGAAATTCATCCATCAGCGTGAGCACCTTAACGAGGGCGACATTGTCGTCATCGAATGCTCACAGACCTGTAATATTCGTCTGATGAGCGATGCGAATTTTCGCAGTTTCAAGAACGGTGGTCGCCATACCTATCACGGTGGCGCATTCGACAAATTCCCGGCGAAAATCACCGCGCCAAGCACCGGTTTCTGGAACATTACCCTGGATGTGGTCACACGCCGCGCCATCAGTGTTACCCGCAAACCGGCGCTGTCCCACAAGATCCGCATCGTTCGCCGCACCAGCACCAAGCTGAGCTGA